In the genome of Xanthocytophaga agilis, one region contains:
- the argS gene encoding arginine--tRNA ligase has product MALEQTLQTQISQALSELFSIHVPSEEVLLQATRKDFEGSHTFVTFQIAKQVRKSPVEVGQQLGDYLQQKGTAVSRFNVVQGFLNLVLSDAVWIELFKSIQANTSYGFQPANGQKVMVEYSSPNTNKPLHLGHLRNNFLGYSIAQILKANGYEVMKTNIVNDRGIHICKSMLAYQKFGNGETPESSNMKGDKLVGKYYVEFDKQLKNQTQPFLQEAYNQTFTSYSEAEQTVIKKSLEKIEKLEGFVPPLKAKIDKTQLNTELAELITEWETGLEKTSSIIKELETVEGLKGAEKELLATLRKINKLEGEINDEKDEIKGIAQNKTEIMKEAQQMLLKWEQGDPETVALWKKMNGWVYVGFDVTYKRMGVDFDKFYYESNTYLLGKEIVNEGLEKGIFFKKENGSVWIDLTEVGLDEKLLLRGDGTSVYMTQDLGLADLKHTDFPMDKSVYVVGNEQDYHFKVLFSILQKLGRPYAEGLYHLSYGMVDLPSGKMKSREGTVVDADDLMNEMVETAEERSKDLSKVEEFPEEERTQLFNMVGIGALKYFLLKVDPVKRMLFNPDKSIDLHGNTATFIQYTHARISTIVRKSQEFTLVDVPTFYTLHEAETDLVILLGEFPNVIKDAGNKYAPSTIANYCYEMAKSYNRFFDLCSIFKADTPEQMSFRVALSAEVGKVIKKGMNLLGIQVPDRM; this is encoded by the coding sequence ATGGCTCTCGAACAAACCTTACAAACACAGATTAGTCAGGCTCTTAGTGAGCTTTTTTCCATTCATGTCCCTTCCGAAGAAGTGTTGCTACAGGCAACCCGGAAAGACTTTGAAGGTTCACATACATTTGTCACCTTTCAAATTGCCAAACAAGTTCGAAAAAGCCCAGTAGAAGTAGGTCAGCAACTAGGAGACTATCTTCAGCAGAAAGGAACTGCAGTAAGCCGCTTCAATGTAGTACAAGGTTTTCTAAATCTGGTACTATCCGATGCTGTATGGATTGAGTTATTCAAATCTATACAGGCAAATACATCTTATGGATTTCAACCCGCAAATGGACAGAAGGTAATGGTTGAGTATTCGTCTCCGAATACGAATAAGCCATTACACCTGGGACATTTGCGTAATAACTTTTTGGGTTATTCTATTGCTCAGATACTAAAGGCTAATGGATACGAGGTAATGAAAACCAATATCGTCAATGACAGAGGGATTCATATTTGTAAGTCTATGTTAGCGTATCAGAAGTTTGGCAATGGTGAAACACCAGAAAGCTCTAATATGAAAGGAGATAAACTGGTTGGAAAATACTATGTTGAGTTTGATAAACAACTTAAAAATCAAACCCAGCCATTTTTACAAGAGGCATATAATCAAACATTTACATCTTATAGTGAAGCAGAACAGACTGTAATAAAGAAATCACTGGAGAAAATTGAGAAATTAGAAGGATTTGTTCCTCCTCTAAAAGCAAAAATTGATAAGACTCAATTAAATACTGAGTTGGCAGAACTAATAACAGAATGGGAAACCGGGTTAGAAAAAACCTCATCTATAATCAAAGAACTAGAAACTGTTGAAGGTCTGAAAGGTGCTGAAAAGGAACTGTTAGCTACTTTACGGAAAATCAATAAATTGGAAGGAGAAATAAATGATGAGAAGGATGAGATAAAAGGAATAGCTCAGAATAAAACTGAGATAATGAAAGAAGCTCAGCAAATGCTTTTGAAGTGGGAACAGGGAGATCCGGAAACAGTTGCTTTATGGAAAAAAATGAATGGTTGGGTATATGTAGGATTTGATGTCACCTATAAGCGTATGGGAGTTGATTTTGATAAGTTTTATTATGAGTCAAATACATATCTTCTAGGGAAAGAGATTGTAAATGAAGGACTAGAGAAAGGAATTTTCTTCAAGAAAGAAAATGGTTCTGTATGGATTGATCTGACAGAAGTTGGTTTGGATGAAAAACTTCTGCTACGCGGTGATGGAACATCTGTATACATGACTCAAGACTTGGGCTTAGCAGACTTAAAGCATACAGATTTTCCAATGGATAAGTCTGTTTATGTAGTAGGCAACGAACAAGACTATCACTTTAAAGTATTATTCTCCATTTTACAGAAATTAGGTCGTCCTTATGCAGAAGGATTATATCATCTTTCTTATGGTATGGTAGATTTGCCTTCAGGTAAAATGAAGTCACGGGAAGGGACTGTTGTGGATGCAGATGATCTAATGAATGAAATGGTAGAAACAGCAGAAGAACGTTCTAAAGATTTAAGTAAAGTAGAAGAATTTCCAGAGGAAGAAAGAACTCAATTATTCAATATGGTAGGTATTGGGGCATTAAAATACTTTCTACTAAAGGTAGATCCAGTAAAAAGGATGCTCTTCAATCCGGATAAATCCATTGATTTGCATGGCAATACTGCTACTTTCATTCAATATACCCATGCCCGTATCTCAACTATTGTACGTAAATCTCAGGAATTTACATTAGTAGACGTTCCAACATTTTATACACTGCATGAAGCGGAAACGGATCTTGTTATCTTACTTGGTGAATTTCCAAATGTGATAAAAGATGCGGGTAATAAATATGCGCCGTCTACTATTGCAAACTATTGCTATGAAATGGCAAAAAGCTACAACAGGTTCTTTGATCTTTGTTCTATATTCAAAGCCGATACTCCAGAACAAATGAGTTTTCGGGTAGCTTTGTCTGCGGAAGTAGGTAAAGTAATTAAGAAAGGTATGAATCTTCTGGGTATTCAGGTGCCAGACCGTATGTAG
- a CDS encoding sigma-70 family RNA polymerase sigma factor, whose translation MIVPLHDEEQLWKEFRMGSNEALTTIYSQYVGKLYTYGRQFTSNGELVRDCIQDLFCELIQNRKNLGQTTSIKFYLLACIRNKLTRAIKKDEKHSYLDGIEDGNGFGVEFLVQNEAFAEYFNFETKHTLENAFNKLPTKQREAVILYFYENLSYQEITDIMQIGKIKSTRALIYRSLESLSSLLYNFKLHSELA comes from the coding sequence ATGATAGTACCTTTACACGATGAGGAGCAACTCTGGAAAGAGTTTAGAATGGGCAGTAATGAAGCATTGACTACTATATATAGTCAATATGTGGGTAAATTATATACCTATGGTCGGCAGTTCACCTCCAATGGTGAACTGGTAAGAGATTGTATACAGGATTTATTCTGTGAATTAATTCAAAACCGTAAAAACCTTGGACAAACCACTTCTATAAAGTTCTATTTGCTGGCCTGTATTCGTAATAAACTAACCAGAGCCATTAAAAAAGATGAAAAGCATTCCTATCTGGATGGGATTGAGGATGGTAATGGATTTGGAGTAGAGTTTCTAGTCCAAAATGAGGCGTTTGCTGAATACTTCAATTTTGAAACAAAGCATACCCTCGAAAACGCATTTAATAAATTACCTACGAAACAGCGGGAAGCTGTAATACTCTACTTTTACGAAAATCTCAGTTATCAGGAGATCACAGATATAATGCAGATAGGAAAAATAAAATCTACCCGTGCATTAATTTATCGTTCCTTAGAGTCTTTATCTTCATTATTATACAATTTCAAGTTACACTCTGAACTCGCCTGA
- a CDS encoding glycoside hydrolase family 88 protein produces MKKLSVVVYLFCLTQFVAGQNAIDVKKQFTLAAQQYELLLKSHPDITKFPQSSNADGSPRDMASSWWCSGFFGGSLWYLYEYTKDPKWKDAAHKWSMAVEKEKNNTTTHDLGFMLYCPFGNGYRLTKNETYKDIMLTGAKSLATRFHPEYGVIKSWEKFANYDYPVIIDNMMNLEFLFWAAKESGNKEFYNICLSHADSTIKNHYRKDNSSYHVVCYDKGGKVLAKKTAQGYADESAWGRGQSWGLYGYVVMYRETKNPVYLKEAENIADFILNHPNLPKDKVPYWDYNAPNIPNEERDASAAAIASSALFELAEYSKKGDTYVKNAIEMLKSLSSPAYLAPIGKNNNFILMHSVGHKPQHSEVDVPLVYADYYYLEGLLRYNAWLQKKKGKKS; encoded by the coding sequence ATGAAAAAACTCTCAGTGGTCGTATACTTGTTTTGCTTGACTCAGTTTGTGGCTGGTCAAAATGCTATTGATGTTAAAAAGCAATTTACGCTGGCTGCTCAGCAATATGAATTGTTGTTAAAGAGCCATCCTGATATTACTAAGTTCCCCCAGTCGTCCAATGCCGATGGCTCACCTCGGGATATGGCTTCTTCCTGGTGGTGTAGCGGATTCTTTGGTGGTTCCCTCTGGTATTTATATGAATACACCAAAGATCCCAAATGGAAAGATGCAGCTCACAAATGGTCGATGGCTGTAGAAAAGGAAAAGAATAACACAACTACTCATGACCTGGGATTTATGTTGTATTGCCCCTTTGGAAATGGCTACCGACTGACTAAAAATGAGACATATAAAGATATCATGCTGACTGGAGCAAAATCACTGGCAACCCGTTTTCATCCGGAATATGGTGTGATCAAATCATGGGAGAAGTTTGCCAATTATGATTATCCAGTCATTATTGATAATATGATGAATCTGGAGTTCCTTTTCTGGGCTGCGAAAGAATCTGGTAATAAAGAGTTTTACAACATATGTCTTTCACATGCAGATAGTACTATTAAAAACCATTACCGGAAAGATAATAGCAGCTACCATGTAGTATGTTACGACAAAGGAGGAAAAGTACTGGCTAAAAAAACGGCTCAGGGTTATGCAGATGAGTCTGCTTGGGGACGTGGTCAATCATGGGGGTTGTATGGATATGTGGTCATGTATAGAGAGACCAAAAATCCGGTTTATCTGAAAGAAGCGGAAAATATTGCTGACTTTATTCTCAATCATCCAAACCTGCCAAAAGATAAGGTTCCTTACTGGGATTATAATGCTCCCAATATCCCCAATGAAGAACGGGATGCGTCTGCGGCTGCCATTGCTTCTTCTGCGTTGTTTGAACTGGCAGAGTATTCCAAAAAAGGAGATACGTATGTAAAAAATGCCATAGAAATGCTGAAAAGTCTGTCTTCTCCTGCTTACCTGGCTCCTATAGGGAAGAATAATAACTTTATTTTGATGCATAGTGTTGGACATAAACCACAACACAGTGAGGTAGATGTACCATTAGTATATGCCGATTATTATTATCTGGAAGGTTTATTACGCTATAATGCATGGCTTCAGAAGAAAAAAGGTAAAAAGTCATAA
- a CDS encoding 1,4-dihydroxy-2-naphthoate polyprenyltransferase: MAASLSTWVSAFRLRTLPLALASIGMGSFLAASVHQFNGVVFGLCALTTILLQVLSNLANDYGDSIHGADSVERKGPLRAVQAGHISSHAMRNAVILFSVLSLLTGLGLLYVALKDAPVQTFVTFFGLGILSIIAAITYTAGKKPYGYAGLGDISVLIFFGYVATLGTFYLYTHTIDWINLLPATATGFLSVGVLNVNNIRDIESDRNAGKFSIPVRIGRSKAVIYHWLLLSLAMLCAIIYVIATYHSPWQFLFLLVTPLLIKIGRGVSKDSHIDPYLKQMALTTLLFVILFGVGQLI; the protein is encoded by the coding sequence GTGGCAGCATCATTAAGTACCTGGGTTTCAGCTTTTCGTTTACGTACACTTCCCTTAGCCCTGGCAAGTATCGGAATGGGAAGTTTTCTGGCAGCATCTGTTCATCAATTTAATGGAGTAGTATTTGGTTTATGTGCATTGACTACCATACTGCTTCAGGTATTATCTAATCTTGCAAACGACTACGGTGACTCCATTCACGGAGCGGATAGTGTAGAACGGAAAGGTCCCCTGCGGGCAGTGCAGGCAGGTCATATTTCATCCCACGCCATGCGTAATGCAGTAATTTTATTCTCGGTACTCTCACTTCTTACCGGGCTTGGGCTTCTCTATGTAGCTCTTAAAGATGCACCGGTACAAACCTTCGTAACCTTCTTTGGACTAGGAATCTTATCTATTATCGCTGCTATTACGTACACAGCTGGTAAAAAACCTTACGGTTATGCAGGATTGGGTGATATCTCCGTTTTGATTTTCTTTGGGTATGTAGCTACGTTAGGTACGTTTTATTTATACACACACACAATCGATTGGATTAATCTGCTACCTGCCACAGCAACGGGTTTTCTTTCAGTAGGGGTATTGAATGTAAACAATATCAGAGATATTGAATCAGATCGTAATGCAGGCAAGTTTTCAATTCCTGTTCGGATCGGACGTAGTAAGGCTGTCATTTATCACTGGTTATTATTATCTCTGGCTATGCTCTGTGCCATTATATATGTGATAGCAACTTACCATAGTCCATGGCAGTTTTTGTTTCTCCTTGTCACTCCCCTTCTTATCAAAATTGGTCGTGGAGTATCTAAAGACAGCCACATAGACCCTTACCTGAAACAAATGGCACTAACAACTTTATTGTTTGTGATTCTGTTTGGGGTGGGACAATTGATCTGA
- a CDS encoding FecR family protein, with protein sequence MYVNQLKIDELLVDESFVKWVKNPDEQTTVFWEHWCLKHPEYEKEVSIARNIVCGITYEKTYELTKYESDTMLANILQFERQMRIPEASEDKENNNILRFRPSIWVAAASIVILIGSGVSWWMWSIRDLQELTSKIQQKKVRLPDGSVVTMNSQSKLIYPARFWGKRREVKIEGEAFFEVEKDAEHPFVIHTNHTETTVLGTSFNVRARKNEYSVAVMTGKVQFRSKQQKVILLPGEIGMADNTIRKTIFNSKKVIGWKDGILLFEQDNFEYVFKTLEERYGVHIVVAPNTLLKGRYSGEFKNESLENVLTGIAYTSRFQFKIDKDKVIISN encoded by the coding sequence ATGTATGTAAATCAGCTAAAAATTGACGAGTTGCTTGTTGATGAATCTTTTGTAAAGTGGGTAAAAAATCCGGATGAACAAACGACTGTTTTTTGGGAGCATTGGTGTCTGAAGCATCCCGAATATGAGAAAGAAGTATCAATTGCCAGAAATATAGTTTGTGGAATAACCTATGAGAAAACCTATGAACTGACAAAGTATGAATCAGATACTATGCTGGCCAATATTCTTCAGTTCGAGAGGCAAATGAGAATACCGGAAGCTTCAGAAGACAAAGAAAATAATAACATCTTAAGATTTAGACCTTCTATTTGGGTAGCTGCAGCTTCTATAGTAATTCTGATTGGTTCTGGAGTGAGTTGGTGGATGTGGTCTATAAGAGATTTGCAGGAACTGACCAGCAAGATTCAGCAAAAGAAAGTACGATTACCTGATGGTTCTGTAGTCACAATGAACTCTCAAAGTAAGCTGATCTATCCAGCTCGATTCTGGGGAAAGAGACGAGAAGTAAAGATTGAAGGCGAGGCTTTTTTTGAAGTGGAAAAAGATGCAGAACATCCTTTTGTTATTCATACAAACCATACAGAGACTACTGTGTTAGGAACTTCCTTTAATGTTCGGGCAAGAAAGAATGAATATTCAGTGGCCGTGATGACAGGTAAAGTACAGTTTCGAAGTAAACAACAAAAAGTAATTCTACTACCAGGGGAAATTGGTATGGCAGATAATACTATTCGGAAAACCATTTTCAACTCCAAAAAGGTAATTGGCTGGAAAGATGGAATTCTACTTTTTGAACAAGATAATTTTGAGTATGTATTCAAAACTCTCGAAGAACGATATGGTGTACATATAGTTGTGGCACCTAATACCTTATTGAAAGGGCGTTACAGTGGAGAGTTTAAAAATGAAAGTCTGGAAAATGTATTGACAGGAATTGCTTATACTTCCCGCTTTCAGTTCAAGATTGATAAAGACAAAGTCATTATTTCTAATTAA
- a CDS encoding DMT family transporter, with product MKNLFAGLLFAALWASASAATKFGIQSVHPLFLSNVRFFLAGALLLSIAYGIQKNKLPTIREWKQLAIYGLLNVAIYLGCFSWAMQYASAGIGSLSTATSPLLISILSALWLRRPIRWQEALGLLLGMIGVSCAVYPLLQNSYARWEGIVILAVSMLSYAIGTIYYSSRQWSLSLIAINGWQVLFGGLWILPVTLLVTNWSTNQYNTAFWGSIAWLAVVVSIGAVQLWLYLLRVDPVKASLWLFLCPIFGFVYASWLLNEPITVYTFIGTGLVILGLSIAWKKKS from the coding sequence ATGAAAAATCTTTTTGCAGGTCTTCTTTTTGCGGCACTGTGGGCATCTGCTTCTGCTGCAACTAAATTTGGTATTCAGTCAGTACATCCTCTGTTTTTAAGCAATGTGCGTTTTTTTTTGGCAGGAGCACTCCTATTATCCATTGCCTATGGTATCCAGAAAAACAAGTTACCAACCATTCGTGAATGGAAACAACTCGCCATCTATGGTCTTCTCAATGTAGCGATTTACCTGGGCTGTTTTTCATGGGCTATGCAGTATGCCTCAGCCGGAATTGGTAGTCTATCTACAGCAACCAGTCCATTATTAATCAGCATACTGTCTGCTTTATGGCTACGTCGACCTATTCGCTGGCAAGAAGCCCTCGGATTGCTGTTGGGAATGATAGGTGTATCGTGTGCTGTCTATCCATTACTACAGAATAGCTATGCCCGGTGGGAAGGAATTGTGATTTTGGCTGTAAGTATGCTCTCTTATGCCATTGGAACCATCTATTATTCCAGCCGCCAATGGAGTCTTTCACTCATTGCCATTAATGGTTGGCAGGTCTTATTTGGAGGTTTGTGGATATTACCTGTAACCTTACTAGTGACCAACTGGTCAACCAATCAATATAACACAGCATTCTGGGGTTCTATTGCCTGGCTGGCAGTGGTAGTTTCAATTGGCGCCGTTCAGCTATGGCTTTATCTACTTAGAGTAGATCCTGTCAAAGCTTCTTTATGGCTATTCCTATGTCCTATTTTCGGTTTTGTATATGCTTCTTGGCTGCTTAACGAACCCATTACGGTGTATACTTTTATAGGAACAGGCTTGGTTATTTTGGGTTTGTCTATTGCATGGAAAAAGAAATCCTGA
- a CDS encoding glutathione peroxidase — protein sequence MKALLLVVTFITLSSCFMFTEQKSRPEAASAPAKSFYDFKMKAIDGKEIDFKKYKGKKLLIVNTASKCGFTKQYEALEQLHEKYGDKVVILGFPANNFGGQEPGSNGEIQEFCKKNYGVKFQMFEKISVTGEDQHPLYQWLSKKDLNGWNDQAPSWNFCKYLINENGELVKFYPSKVEPLDKDLLSAIGA from the coding sequence ATGAAAGCACTTCTTTTAGTAGTCACATTTATCACATTATCTTCCTGTTTTATGTTTACGGAGCAAAAATCCCGCCCGGAGGCAGCATCGGCTCCAGCCAAATCATTTTATGATTTCAAGATGAAAGCCATTGATGGCAAAGAAATTGACTTCAAAAAATATAAAGGCAAGAAGTTATTGATTGTGAACACAGCTTCGAAATGTGGTTTTACCAAACAATATGAAGCATTAGAGCAATTGCATGAAAAATATGGCGACAAAGTAGTAATCCTTGGCTTTCCTGCTAATAACTTTGGAGGACAGGAACCAGGTTCAAATGGAGAAATCCAGGAGTTCTGCAAAAAGAATTATGGTGTTAAATTTCAGATGTTTGAAAAAATCTCTGTAACAGGAGAAGACCAACATCCTTTGTATCAATGGCTTTCCAAAAAAGATTTGAATGGCTGGAATGATCAGGCACCAAGCTGGAACTTCTGTAAATATCTGATTAATGAGAATGGTGAATTAGTTAAATTCTATCCATCTAAAGTAGAACCTCTGGATAAGGATTTATTATCTGCCATAGGTGCATAG
- a CDS encoding MBOAT family O-acyltransferase — MLIIASLIFYAYEQPILLLLLLFSATINIVTSYYVIYGPADKKKIIALAGVIFNICILSFFKYSPLFARTLLNNEGSIANLLLKIPLPIGISFFTFEGISLVIDAYKEKFFKETSQIPVSLVRHAKRTIFFISFFPHLISGPILKAHDFLPQIKQKHLKDIDWDFCFKNLILGYFLKMVVADNLKDFTFWMRYPSFQAFSSLSLLTMLFGYSCQIFADFAGYSIIAIGMAKLFGYDFIANFNFPYISTSFSEFWRRWHISLSSFLKEYLYIPLGGNRKGKLRTYINLLITMFLGGLWHGAAWSYAIWGTFHGVALAIERLYKDNLRVKSTKFTNVICGIFVFSLVSLGWLFFKLSNIHHVAEFLKNVASNYAYRDNAQIITYIILYSSPVVFYHIFYLLKWQKITTQKYDYIFYGIMLFFILINSGSPGAFIYFQF, encoded by the coding sequence TTGCTTATCATTGCCAGTTTAATCTTTTATGCTTATGAACAACCCATTTTATTGTTGTTGTTACTATTTTCAGCAACAATAAATATTGTAACAAGTTATTATGTAATTTATGGCCCTGCTGACAAAAAGAAAATAATAGCTTTAGCTGGTGTCATTTTCAATATTTGCATTCTTAGTTTCTTTAAATATAGTCCTTTATTTGCAAGGACTCTTTTAAATAATGAGGGTTCAATTGCTAACCTTCTATTGAAAATACCTCTTCCCATAGGAATTTCTTTTTTTACATTTGAAGGTATAAGCTTGGTAATAGATGCATACAAGGAGAAATTTTTTAAGGAAACAAGTCAGATTCCAGTTTCATTAGTAAGACATGCAAAACGAACTATTTTCTTTATCTCTTTCTTCCCCCATCTTATTTCCGGCCCCATTCTCAAAGCTCATGACTTTTTACCGCAAATCAAGCAAAAACACTTAAAGGATATTGATTGGGACTTCTGTTTTAAAAATCTTATATTGGGTTATTTTTTAAAAATGGTTGTTGCAGATAATTTAAAAGATTTTACGTTTTGGATGCGCTATCCATCATTTCAGGCATTTTCTTCTCTATCCCTCCTTACCATGTTATTTGGCTACTCCTGCCAGATTTTCGCTGACTTTGCGGGTTATTCTATAATAGCTATAGGCATGGCCAAACTGTTTGGATATGATTTTATAGCAAATTTCAACTTTCCGTATATCTCTACGTCTTTCTCTGAATTCTGGCGAAGATGGCATATATCACTTTCATCTTTTTTAAAAGAATATCTTTATATTCCTTTAGGGGGAAACCGAAAAGGAAAATTGAGAACATATATTAACCTATTAATAACTATGTTTTTAGGAGGGTTATGGCATGGTGCAGCCTGGTCTTATGCTATATGGGGAACTTTTCATGGAGTTGCTCTAGCAATAGAACGACTTTATAAAGACAATTTAAGAGTTAAGTCTACCAAATTCACAAATGTTATATGCGGAATATTTGTATTTAGTCTAGTTAGCCTTGGCTGGTTATTTTTTAAACTTTCCAACATACATCATGTAGCAGAGTTTCTTAAGAATGTAGCATCAAATTATGCATATAGAGACAATGCTCAAATCATTACATATATAATTCTGTATTCTTCACCTGTTGTCTTCTATCATATTTTTTATTTACTAAAATGGCAGAAAATAACAACCCAAAAATATGATTACATTTTTTATGGAATTATGTTATTTTTCATTCTAATAAATAGTGGCTCCCCCGGTGCATTCATATACTTTCAGTTTTAA
- a CDS encoding glycoside hydrolase family 43 protein, whose product MTTFSNRLFLFLSILFLHIQYSNAQNEIYLFSYFVDNGQDGLHFAYSQDGLTWQKLNDGKSFLQPTIGKDKLMRDPCITQGADGTYHMVWTSGWNDQIIGYASSKDLMHWSEQKAIPVMEHEPTAKNSWAPEVFYDKKTKQFLIFWATTIPGRHSDIADSENEKGLNHRIYYVTTKDFKTFSKTEMFFNPDFSAIDATIFQKGKWYYMFVKNENPNPPQKNIRITRSRNAAGPYPVEVSGPITGKYWAEGPSPLQVGEYTYLYFDKYTQHAYGAVRSTDMENWEDVSDKVRFPEGVRHGTMFTVTKSTFDQMNASITK is encoded by the coding sequence ATGACTACTTTTTCAAATCGCCTCTTTTTGTTTTTGAGTATCTTGTTTCTGCACATTCAATATAGTAATGCACAGAATGAAATCTATTTATTCTCCTATTTTGTTGATAATGGACAAGATGGATTACACTTTGCCTATAGCCAGGATGGACTAACCTGGCAAAAACTGAATGATGGCAAATCGTTTCTACAACCTACTATAGGAAAAGATAAACTAATGCGTGATCCTTGTATTACTCAGGGAGCAGATGGAACCTATCATATGGTATGGACAAGTGGATGGAATGATCAGATTATTGGGTATGCATCTTCCAAAGATCTGATGCATTGGTCCGAACAGAAAGCAATTCCTGTTATGGAACACGAGCCCACAGCTAAAAACAGCTGGGCTCCTGAAGTATTTTATGATAAAAAAACTAAGCAGTTTCTGATTTTCTGGGCTACAACCATTCCTGGTCGGCATTCAGATATAGCTGATTCTGAAAATGAAAAAGGTTTAAACCATCGGATTTATTATGTGACCACAAAGGATTTTAAAACTTTCAGTAAAACCGAAATGTTTTTCAATCCGGACTTTAGTGCAATTGATGCCACAATCTTCCAGAAAGGCAAATGGTACTATATGTTTGTCAAGAATGAAAACCCCAATCCACCTCAGAAAAATATCCGCATCACCCGTTCCCGAAATGCAGCTGGACCTTATCCAGTAGAAGTGTCAGGACCGATTACAGGTAAATATTGGGCTGAAGGCCCTTCCCCCTTACAAGTAGGAGAGTATACGTATTTGTATTTTGATAAATATACACAACATGCTTATGGGGCTGTTAGATCAACAGATATGGAAAACTGGGAGGATGTATCTGATAAAGTTAGATTTCCTGAAGGTGTACGTCATGGTACTATGTTTACAGTGACTAAGTCTACTTTTGACCAGATGAATGCTTCTATTACTAAATAG